In the genome of Streptomyces lydicus, the window GCAACACGAAGCTGAGGCTGCAGTGTCCGACACGCCGTGAGGCAGCAGACCAAGCAGCAAGTCACGAGGACGGTCTCCGACACCAACCGCGAGACCCTGCATCATCCAATCGAGGCGTTGTCAGGAGCCCCAGCGGGAGGCCCGCGCCGCGAGTTCAAGGGTGGTGACGGCGCCGGGTTCGCCACGCTCGCGGAGGAATTCGCCTGGGAGGGTGTAGCGGGCGCCGGCCTGCGGGGATCGGGCGGCCTGCCGTACGACGTCGTCGACCAGCACTGTGACCATGTCCAGCCGCGGGTAGCGGCCGTGGAGCGCTTCGCCCTGGGCGTCGGTGACGAACTCGGTTCCGAAACCGATGTCGACGCCGATGCCCCGGCGGGTGAGGTAGGCCAGCACACCACGGCGTTCGGCGATGCCGTCCGAGGTGTGCAGGGCGATCGCCTCCCACACCAGGTCGGTCTTGTCGGCGCCATATCCGTGCTCGGTGAGGAACCGCGCGGCCATGTCGGCGCCTTCGACCTCGAAGCGCGCCTGGCCCGGGGCCGACGGCGAGGCCCCGAGGTCGTGCAGGACGCAGGCGTGGAAGAGGAGTTCGGCGTCGAAGTCGACGCCGGGCTTCAGCCCTTCGTGTTCAGCCAGCAGTGCGGCGAACACGTAGCTGCGGATGCTGTGGTTGGCGACGGGCGCGCTCTCGCGCGACCGAACGAGCTCGACGGCGGTACGGGCGACGGGAGTGTCCGGGAGTGCCAGCAGGAGGCAGGCTTCAGTGTCCATGAGGCGACCGTAGGCGGGTATCAGACCCAGCTGTCAGTGGCACTCGTGCCATGAAGCGATAGAATAGTGCCATGACGGGTCGGGCATCAGACAGCGCACACCATGTGGTCGTGGTGGCCCTCGAAAACGTCCTCGCGCTGGACATCGGGATCCCCTGGCAGACCTTCGGGAGCCGGCGTGACGGCCGGTACAGGCTCACGGTCTGCGCCGAACGGCCCGGCCCCGTCCCGATGCACGGCGGCCCTCCGCTGTCCGTCGCGCACGGTCTGGACTGCCTGGCATCCGCCGACACCGTGATCGTCCCGGGCTACCTGGAGCCGGACGTGCCCGGTGCCGAGGTGACCGCCGCACTGGTGGAGGCGGCAGCCCGCGGCACCCGCATGGCGTCCATCTGCACCGGCGCGTTCGCCCTCGCCGCCGCCGGTTTGCTCGACGGCCGCCGGGCCACCACGCACTGGCTGTACGCGCAGGCGCTGGCCCGGCAGTACCCACGGGTGACGGTCGTGCCCGAGGATCTGTACATTGACGAGGGCCAGGTGCTCACTTCAGGCGGAGTGTCCTCCGGCCTGGACCTGTGCCTCCACCTCATCCGCCGCGACCACGGGCCTCGCCTGGCGAACCAGCAGGCCCGCCTGCTGGTGGCCGCCCCGCACCGCACCGGCGGCCAGGCCCCGTTCATCGACCTGCCGGTGCGACCCGAGCCGTCCGACACCCTTGCGCTGTACGACTGGGCCCTGCGCAACCTGCACCAGCCGCTTACCGTCGAGCAG includes:
- a CDS encoding GlxA family transcriptional regulator encodes the protein MTGRASDSAHHVVVVALENVLALDIGIPWQTFGSRRDGRYRLTVCAERPGPVPMHGGPPLSVAHGLDCLASADTVIVPGYLEPDVPGAEVTAALVEAAARGTRMASICTGAFALAAAGLLDGRRATTHWLYAQALARQYPRVTVVPEDLYIDEGQVLTSGGVSSGLDLCLHLIRRDHGPRLANQQARLLVAAPHRTGGQAPFIDLPVRPEPSDTLALYDWALRNLHQPLTVEQLAHRAGMSRRTLIRRFHTDTGLPPMRWLLDARLARARELLESSDLTVEAVARHCGLGTPANFRTLFKAHVGVPPRTYRETFNSAASNSR
- a CDS encoding HD domain-containing protein, which encodes MDTEACLLLALPDTPVARTAVELVRSRESAPVANHSIRSYVFAALLAEHEGLKPGVDFDAELLFHACVLHDLGASPSAPGQARFEVEGADMAARFLTEHGYGADKTDLVWEAIALHTSDGIAERRGVLAYLTRRGIGVDIGFGTEFVTDAQGEALHGRYPRLDMVTVLVDDVVRQAARSPQAGARYTLPGEFLRERGEPGAVTTLELAARASRWGS